The Herpetosiphonaceae bacterium genome contains the following window.
TGCGGCATCGCTTCGGCCACGATCTGCGCCGCTCGTCGCAGCCCCGACGGTCCCATTTCGATCAACGTCTGCATATCGGGCGCAACGCTATCCAGCATTATCACATCGTTGTCGCGTAAGGCTCCGATCATCATTCCCCGGTGAAAGAATGTTACGAGGCGCATGCCAGCCACTCCTTTATCGACGATTCATGCGGACGCTTCTCGAAACGCCCGATCGCGCGCCTGTCGCGTGCTGCTGCATCTTAAACCATGTTGCAAAAAAAACAAACCGCACTCTCGGATGCGCGTAACCTGCACGGCGTAACGTCCTATGCACCTGATATGTGTATGAGCGGCAATACAGCCGCCCGTCAGCTTTTTTTGGCGTGCGCGGCACTACAATAGCAGCACATGCCGCATCAGCATCGCACCTGTCATAGAAAGGATCGTTATGTCTTCGTATATGCTATCTCGGCCGCGCCGCGCAGCCGCTATGCTGGCGATCATCGTCGCGCTCTGCGCTGCCGCGCTCCCGGCCCATGCCGCACCCTGGGCGGGCAACCGCACTGCGTTTGCCTCGCCGCGCTTCGAGCAGGTCTGGCGTAACGCCGATCGCGCCGTGCAGCAGGGCCAGACCAATCGATCGTGGACCTGGGGGCCGCAGCCCTGGTTCGACTACAAAGAGGTGTACAGGCAATCGCCGAATGGCCTGCGCCTGGTCCAGTACTTCGACAAGGCGCGTATGGAGATCAACGATCCCGGCAACATCGCCGGGCCGCTCGGCGGCGTCACCAACGGCCTGCTGACGGTAGAGCTGGTTTCAGGCCGGATCAAGCTGGGCGACGGCATCGGCCCGGATCAGAATCAGCAGGCAGCGCCCGCCGAGATCCCGGTCGCGGGCGAGGCCACTCCCGCAAGCAATCCCGGCCCGACCTACGCCAGCTTCCGCAGCATCGCCACGATCGACAACGGCTACCGCGACCCGAACAGGGTCGGGCAGCGCGTCGGCACGACCTTTCAGCGCGATGGTCGGATCGGCTTTCGCCAGGATCTCGCCCATCAGCCCGGCACAGAGATTGTGGCCTATGAGCCAGTGACCGGCCATAACATTCCAAAAGTCTTCGACGACTTCCGCAGCGCCGGTCCGGTGCCTGCCATCGCCGCCTTTGGCTATCCGATCACCGATGCCTACTGGACGACCGTGCAGCTCGGCCCGACCCAGACCGATGTGCTGGTGCAGCTCTTCGAGCGGCGCACGCTGACCTACACGCCCTCGAACCCGGCGGCCTTCCGCGTCGAGATGGGCAACGTCGGCCAGCACTACTTCCAGTGGCGCTACCAGGGCATGGGCTACCCGTGGGCCGCGCCCGACCCGCAGTGGTCGATCGTGTTTGCCTCCAAGACCAACGGCCAGTCGTTCGACATGTACCTGATGGAAGCGCCCGGCAGCACCCCGCAGCGCATCATGACTCCGCAGGTCGTGCCCTCCTCGATGGCGCGCTCCTGGCTGCCGCACGCGCCCACGCAGCCGTTGATCTTCGGCGAGGCGACGATCGCCAGCGGCAATCGGCAGATCATCACGCTGGTACCCGGCGCGAAACAGCCACAGCGCTTCAGCAACAATACTGCCAACGAGTACGATGCCGCCGTCTCGCCCGATGGCAAGCAGGTCGCGTTCATCTCGGACCGCGACGGCAACCCTGATCTGTATCTGGCGCTCGACGCGAATACCGTCGCCAATCCGATCCGGTTGACGGAGTCCACAGCGTGCAGCATCGGGCGTCCCTCGTGGCTGCCGGACGGCTCCGGGCTGATCTATGAGAGCAACTGCCTCGACAACAACTGGGAGATCTATCGCGCCAATCTCAGCTACACGGTCGTAGGCGACGCGCAGATCAGAGTCAGCATGCTGGTTTCGCCCGTCACCGGCCTTGCCGAGCGCCTGACCACAACCAGGGCCGACGAGCGCTGGCCGCGTGTCTCGCCCGACGGCTCGCAGATCGCGCTCTTCTCGAACCGCGACGGCAACACCGAGATCTATTCCATGAGCATCAGCGGCGGGCAGCAGACGCGCCTGACCAACAACGCCAGCCGCGACGAAGCGCCGGTCTGGTCGCCTGACGGCTCGCTGATCCTGTTCAACAGCGACCGCGACGGCGATCACGAGCTGTATGCGACGAATCTGAGCGGCAGCACGCTGGTGCAGGTGACGCATAACAGCGTCGACGATGGATATGCGGTGTGGGGGCCGTAGCAGATCCAACAAGCAACACACAGACGCGGCCTCAGCAAGAGGCCGCGCGTTGTTTTTTACCAAGTAATCATCGGAGAACGAGATCTGATTATGCGGACTACGCGATCTACAAAAAATATGTGCTAAACTCTCGACTATACTACCCGCAACCCAAGCTTCAAAGGAACTGATGCAATGCCGAAAAATCCCCTCGCCGAAGTCTTCGGCTATCCCGTCAGCAACATGTCGGCGGAGGCCATTAATCACCGTGAGGGGCGATTATGTCCATTCCACGTGATCGTCGCGCTCGATGAGCAAGACCAGATCATCGATTTTGGTGCGTTAGAGGTTCAAGCCGTTTATATTTCGGGCAATGTCAGTAAAGCGTTTAAAGAGTATATGAAAGATCCCGCTGCAAATTATGCAATGAAGTGAGAACGCCGCCGCAGCCTGAGGTACCGCCAGAGATCGAGCCACTACCTGAGGTCTTTGGAGAGCAGACGCAGCCTGAAGACGACGGATACACGCACGAACATGACGACATTTCAACACAAGATTAAGAGATACGCTCATGTGGCAGCACTCTTTATTCGATGATACGGATCGGATTATCAACGTCGCAGCCGTCCCGCAACGCAGCCCCTTCAGGTATCCTGGCGGAAAAACCTGGCTAGTGCCGCGCATTCGGCAATGGCTCGTTACGCTCCCGCACCGACCAGCGGAATTTATCGAGCCGTTTGCCGGTGGCGCGATCGTAAGCCTCACCGTTGCGGCTGAGAGCCTTGCTCAACATGTAAGAATGGTCGAGCTTGATCCCTTCGTAGCGGCAGTTTGGGAAACCATCGTACATGATGATGGTGGTGGTGAGTGGCTCGCTAATGCGATTATGGCCTTCGACTTAACCAGCGCTACGGTTAAGCAAGAGCTTGCCAAAAACGATCTCTCTGGCCGAGAGCTGGCCTTTCAGACGATCCTCAAAAATCGGGTCAATCGCGGCGGCATCATGGCTCGCGGAGCGGGGCTGATCAAAACCGGCGAGGGAGGCAGAGGCTTGCACTCACGCTGGTATCCAGAGACGCTCAAGCGCAGAATCCTTGATATTGTCAAGATACGCGAACGCATTACATTCTTGCACAGTGATGGCCTGACCGTTATGCGCCAGTATGCTGAGCGTGATGATGTCGTGTTTTTTATCGACCCACCCTACACCGCCTCGACGAAGCGCGCAGGCAGCCGCCTCTATACCCATCCAAATATCGACCACAAGCAGCTATTCAAGATCGCAGATGCTTTGGCGGGTGACTTCCTGATGACCTATGACGATGCCGAAGAGGTGCGCGTCCTCGCCCGTGCCTACAACTTCGATACGCAGACGATAGCGATGAAAAATACGCATCACGCGACGATGAGCGAGCTGCTGATCGGGCGCAATCTGGACTGGATCAGATAGTAACAGCCACATCAATCCAACCAGCCTCGACGCGCGTACTCTCTGATGCACACTCATATCCATACATACACAGTCATGGGGAGCAACCTATGTCAAAAGCTATCTGGAACGGAGCGGTTCTCGCCGAGGCCCCACGCGATGCCTGTCAGATTGTCGAGGGCAACCTCTACTTTCCGCCCGATGCGATCAACCGCGAGTACTTCCGCGAGAGCGACAATCACACCGTCTGCTCGTGGAAAGGCACCGCCAGCTACTACGACGTTGTGGTCGGCGATCAGGTCAACAAAGACGCCGCCTGGTACTACCCGCAGACCAAAGATGCCGCCAAGCACATCGCCGGATACATCGCCTTCTGGCGCGGTGTTCAGGTCGATCTATGAGCGGGCTGCCTCTTTCGGCCTATTGACAGCGGCGCGCGCGCTTGCTATGCTTGCGCTACGAATGTATTTCTGATGCAACAGCTATGAATCGACTGTCTCACAGCCAGCTTCTCCTCGTCCGGCGGCTCCTCCTCGTGAGGGGCTTCGTGGCATGGGGAGCGGCGACAGCGTAGCACAGTCGCCAGCGCAGCCGCCGAGGTGCCTCCCCATGTGGGAGGCATTTTTGATTCCAGAAAGGAGCCGAGCATGTCCTGCCTTCTCGTTCGCGCGCGCCGCCACACCGCGCTATCCAGCCAGGTTCGACGAAGCCTTCGCGCGACACTCATCGTCGCGCCAGATCCCAACATCGATCAGGAGGTAGCAGCATGTCAGAGCGATACGATCCCCAGGCTGCCGAGGCGAAATGGCGGCAGCGCTGGGAGGCCAGCGGCCTGTACCGCACCAACCTGGACCAGGCCCGCCGCCCGTTTTATAACATGATGGAGTTTCCCTATCCCTCAGGCGAGGGCCTGCACGTCGGCCACGTCTACACCTACTGCGGCGCGGATGTCTTCGGGCGATTGCGCCGGATGCAGGGCTACGATGTCTTCCAGCCGATCGGCTTCGACGCCTTCGGCATCCACTCCGAGAACTTCGCGCTGAAGCTGGGCCGGCATCCGGCGGAGGTCGTTCCGGCCAATATTCGCCGCTTCCGCGAGGAGCAGATGAAGCTGCTGGGCTGCCAGTTCGACTGGTCGCGCGAGGTCGATACGACCAGCCCCGACTACTACCGCTGGACGCAGTGGATCTTCGTGCAGTTGTTCAGGGCCGGGCTGGCCTACCAGGCCGCAGCGCCCGTCAACTGGTGTCCCAAAGACCAGACCGTCCTGGCGAACGAGCAGGTGATCGATGGGCGCTGCGAGCGCTGCGACACGCCGATCGAGCAGCGCGTGATGCGCCAGTGGTTTTTCGGCATCACACGGTACGCCGATCGCCTGCTGGATTTCAGCGGCGTCGAGTTTCCTGATGCCTCGATCAAGCGTCAGACCGCCTGGATTGGACGCAGCGCGGGCGCGGAGATCGACTTTGCGGTTGTCGGTACCAACGCCACGATCACCACCTTCACCACACGGCCCGACACGATCTTCGGTGCGACCTGCATCGTGCTGGCTCCTGAGCATCCGCTGGCGACAACGATCGCCACGCCGCAGCAGCGCGTCGCCGTCGCCGGGTATGTCGAGCAGACGCAGCGCAAGCTGGAGCGTGACCGGCTGATCGGCGCGGAGAAAACGGGCGTTTGGACCGGCGCGTACGCGATCAATCCGGCCAGCGGCGCGCGCATCCCAGTCTGGATCGCCGACTATGTGCTGGTGCGCTACGGTACGGGCGCGATCATGGCGGTGCCTGCCCACGACGATCGCGATCATGCCTTCGCCGTGGCCCACAGCCTGCCGATCGTGCCGGTGATCGCGCCGACGCATGCCGAAGCAGGGACGATGCCCTACGTCGCGGATGGCATGCTGATCGACTCGGCGCGGTTCAGCGGCATGGAGAGCGCCGCAGCCCGGCCCGCGATCGTGGCGTGGCTGGCCGAGCGCGACGTCGGTCGCGCCCGGACGACGTATCGGCTGCGCGACTGGCTGATCTCGCGGCAGCGCTACTGGGGTCCGCCGATCCCGATCGTCTACTGCGAGCGCTGCGGGACGCTGCCCGTGCCGGAGGATCAACTGCCGGTGCTGCTGCCGCCGACCGCCAACTTCCGGCCTACCGGCACCGCGCCGCTGGCGGCGATCCCTGAGTTCGTCAACACCACCTGCCCGCAGTGCGGCGGCGCGGCCCGGCGCGAGACGGATGTCAGCGATAACTTTCTGGACTCGGCCTGGTACTTTCTGCGCTACCTGTCGACCGAGCAGCACGATCGACCGTGGGACGTGGAGCGGGTGCGGCGCTGGCTGCCCGTCGATCACTACGCGGGCGGCCCTGAGCACACCACGATGCATCACCTGTACGCGCGATTCGTCGTCAAGGCGCTGTACGATCTGGGCCACCTGCCCTATGAGGAGCCGTTCAAGCGGCTGCGGCTGCACGGCATGATCACCAAAAACGGCGCGAAGCTGTCCAAAAGCCGGGGCAACGTAATCTCGCCCGACGGTTACATCGACCGGTACGGCGCGGACATTTTTCGTATGTACATGCTCTTCCTGGGGCCGTGGGAGGATGGCGGCGACTTCACCGACGCCGGGATCAGCGGCGTGGCGCGCTTCGTCGGGCGGCTGTGGGAGCTGATCAGCGGCCCGCGACCGAGCGGCGACGGCGACGCCGCGCTGTCGGACGAGGCCGAGCGGCGACGCAAC
Protein-coding sequences here:
- a CDS encoding NotI family restriction endonuclease encodes the protein MPKNPLAEVFGYPVSNMSAEAINHREGRLCPFHVIVALDEQDQIIDFGALEVQAVYISGNVSKAFKEYMKDPAANYAMK
- a CDS encoding DNA adenine methylase; protein product: MWQHSLFDDTDRIINVAAVPQRSPFRYPGGKTWLVPRIRQWLVTLPHRPAEFIEPFAGGAIVSLTVAAESLAQHVRMVELDPFVAAVWETIVHDDGGGEWLANAIMAFDLTSATVKQELAKNDLSGRELAFQTILKNRVNRGGIMARGAGLIKTGEGGRGLHSRWYPETLKRRILDIVKIRERITFLHSDGLTVMRQYAERDDVVFFIDPPYTASTKRAGSRLYTHPNIDHKQLFKIADALAGDFLMTYDDAEEVRVLARAYNFDTQTIAMKNTHHATMSELLIGRNLDWIR
- a CDS encoding DUF427 domain-containing protein is translated as MSKAIWNGAVLAEAPRDACQIVEGNLYFPPDAINREYFRESDNHTVCSWKGTASYYDVVVGDQVNKDAAWYYPQTKDAAKHIAGYIAFWRGVQVDL
- the leuS gene encoding leucine--tRNA ligase, yielding MSERYDPQAAEAKWRQRWEASGLYRTNLDQARRPFYNMMEFPYPSGEGLHVGHVYTYCGADVFGRLRRMQGYDVFQPIGFDAFGIHSENFALKLGRHPAEVVPANIRRFREEQMKLLGCQFDWSREVDTTSPDYYRWTQWIFVQLFRAGLAYQAAAPVNWCPKDQTVLANEQVIDGRCERCDTPIEQRVMRQWFFGITRYADRLLDFSGVEFPDASIKRQTAWIGRSAGAEIDFAVVGTNATITTFTTRPDTIFGATCIVLAPEHPLATTIATPQQRVAVAGYVEQTQRKLERDRLIGAEKTGVWTGAYAINPASGARIPVWIADYVLVRYGTGAIMAVPAHDDRDHAFAVAHSLPIVPVIAPTHAEAGTMPYVADGMLIDSARFSGMESAAARPAIVAWLAERDVGRARTTYRLRDWLISRQRYWGPPIPIVYCERCGTLPVPEDQLPVLLPPTANFRPTGTAPLAAIPEFVNTTCPQCGGAARRETDVSDNFLDSAWYFLRYLSTEQHDRPWDVERVRRWLPVDHYAGGPEHTTMHHLYARFVVKALYDLGHLPYEEPFKRLRLHGMITKNGAKLSKSRGNVISPDGYIDRYGADIFRMYMLFLGPWEDGGDFTDAGISGVARFVGRLWELISGPRPSGDGDAALSDEAERRRNQTIARVTEGIDGLRAHVAIAALMEEVSWLRGHAQRLRDRQWRRSIETLALLIAPLAPHLAEEAWERLGQPFSVHQQPWPEADPAMLAAATVEIPVQVNGKLRDRIVVAADAAEAAVTAAALASERVQSVLGGVQPRRIVVVPGRAVNIVR